tgccaggcgaaaatccactcagcCAAAAAAAAGCGATcgtgcaccgaagtgcgccgcttGGTGGTCGAGGCAACACGAGAAAAGCGCATGTGCCCTGGCTGGCTCcagcagcccgcgggtagcgagaacaaaaaatttGAAGACGCTCAATTGTGCCCTCGCGAAAataagtcaaagtagaaaaatgaGTAAGAACATAGTTGCCTTTGCtggatttagtgtcttgacatggatgctttggtgcaagtgaaaaaaaatgttgatattcttttctgtgaaaTGACGGCAAAAATGAACCACTGCAGCGCTTCGTCTCGTAGGGCCTTGctgtgtgctttgtcaacttgtctgatagggttgatttcgcttatctactTGTATGGACGGATcgacgactttagaaaagtcggtACACCTTTGGCATCAAGTGTTTTATAACAACATTATACCCAAAAAGttctggaattgaaaatctaaagcacgactttgcaaatgtcaatgcacctttcgcatcaaaagttgaTGAGAACTTCATACACATAAAGTTTTGGAATTGAAATGCATGCGCCCCGTAGGTTCTGCGGCCTTGGCGAGATGccacgacgagcccgctcgccatcaaaacgcgcTTGAAACTTTGTGGttggatggggctgcttgcgttatgtgacccCCGGTGCATCAGCGTTgctgcgaaatccagcccgatttcacaatgttcacgctgaaatgtcttttcgagcgtgaaaaagacgttctagacaaaatccggtATGATTTCTGCTGCCAGGGGTTTTTGGTCgacggtgcatgacagcacgaaaacatttcgggggccGCCGCCCCCCCTTGACTACGCCCGTGGCGCAGACTCACTCTTTGTATGCATTCTTTCCTGTGTGCAATAAACCAGTCAGTTGTTAGTTCAGTGTCTTTTCTGTATACTTCTCTGTCTTctgttgctgcttttttttttccctgctgcTTTTAGCATGAAGATCAACCAACTTGCCCAGTTTTGCATTTTATTGCAATTTATGACACTCACTTCCTATGCTATTGCATTCCAATGCAGGTTTGTACAAGGTACTCAGAaatatacagtagaatctcattacaatgAACTTCACGGGACCGCCGAATTTAATTTGTTAATTTGAATTATTGTAGTACTGaaaaaccaatattttcatgtcaCAAATGTAACACAACGAAAATTACATACTTTTGCAGCAGATGCGCGTGTTCATACgtaaataataaacaaaaacGCTGGGCACAGTTTAACTACATTTTATTGCTTGAAGAAGTCTGTAATCGTCTTCTGGCAAGTAGACAGCAAGCGCTGCAGGATAAACGCCTCCACAGCCTCGACCTTCCTCTGAACGTCATCGGGGACATCTTTACAGTGCCCGAGGAATGATCGCGCCTTTTCTAGAAAAACTAAAACATCCGAGCTAGAAACAGTCTCTTCCTCTTCCTGTGTTGATCCAGTGGTGGCATCGTCTTTGTCACTACTGCAATCTTCTTGCTCATGCACTTTATTCACAATATTTTCGTTGGTGAGCTCCGCGGATGTAGCCGCTGTGCTGTCAATGTAATCATCGAAGGTCATCGCGGTGTCGACTGGGAGCTTCTCGGCAAGCTCATTCCTCAGTTCTGAGTGGAGCTCCTCCGTGTCCTTGCAGTCTTGTGGCGTAGGTGAAGTCTTTAAAAGGCCTGCCTTTCGCCAGCAGTCGCTGATCATGCTTGCCTTCATGTTCCACCATGACCCTGTAAGCATTTCTGCAGCTTGACGGATGTTTACCTGTGTGGGCAGCTGCAGTGGAATATTGATCATGAGGCGCTTCACAAGACACTTCCGAAATTCGGCCTTCACACATCGGATGATACTCTGGTCCAAAGGTTGGAGCAAGGAAGTACAATTCGGGGGCATAAATTCAAGTTGCACATTGCTCAATCGCACGTTCACGATATGTGCCGAGCAATTGTCAAGGATGAGGAGAATTTTTCTGGCTTTTTTCAGGATGTCTAACAACTGGGAAAACTGGGAGTTATTCGGGATTCTCGATATGTCTGGAAAACTCTAGGAATTGTCAGGGAAATTACAAAAAACGTGGCCAAATCAGGGAATGTGGCTGCTGAGATCGACAAAGTGATAAATACGATCTACGGCTCAATCTCGGAGGTCGCGTGCAGCAGCACCGTTGCTGCACGCAGTGTCCTAAACCGGCACGAATACCGCAAAAATCTCTGACGCGGTGTACAACAACGGCGCTGCTACACACGGCCTCTGAGATTGAGCCGTACATCACCGACTCCATCGTAGCTCTCCGCAGTTTAATTGCCACTAAGTGGCGCCAGTAATTAGCAGCAACGGTCTAAGAGGCAACTGTCATCATCATCGGATGAGTATTGTCATATCTCTATTCTGTGGTAATATGCGACGTGCTCGTGAGTGCATTTGTGTATGTTGTGCTTTGTTCGTGGCTGGGGCATtttgatagttttgttttgcGGTGAAGCTGCTTTTGAAGACGCATGAAATCAGCGATGTCACAGTCAATGAAGTGCTCGTTCCATGCTGACTTGACCAACGCGAACATATCCGACTTCGCGAGCTGGATTATGCCTGTGCCCAACAATGTATATAGCGCACAATGAGCAGTGTGTTGCAAGACGTTTCGCTTGAGCAACATGGGGAAAACTGCAGCGTCTAGCCGCGCTGGAAAGTGGCTCCCAGACACGTGTATTCTCATTCTTCAAACCAAGCAGTGCAGCCCTGTCAACCGCGATGACCGTCGACGAATGGGTGAAGAGAGCAGACCCCTCATCGATGCCTCCTGCTACATCAACTCCTGCACAGATCACGGTATGTGGTTTTCTATTGAAGAAAGATGTTGCGAAAGCTGAGATCGTATGGTTCATGAATGCTGTAATGGCCCACGCATCCCTCCGTTCCGTGGCATCATCGGCGGCGCCCTTCCCGTTGGTGCTCCAGTCTTGTGAAATTGTGAAGAAAATGCAATTAGGAAAAGACAAAGTCGAATATACTATCTGTCATGACATCGCGCCATTCTTCCAAAAAAAGCTGCTGTCAGCTCTTGCTGAAGTATCATACATAGCTGTAGCATTCAATGAATCACTAAACAAAGTAGCGCAGAAAGAACAAATGGATGTGCTGGTCAGGTACTGCGATTTGGCTGACGCTACTGTAAAAACTCGATACCTGACTTCATGTTTTCTCGGCCACACCTGTTCTGAAGACCTGACACTTGCTTTCAAGAAAGCCACCGAGGACATAAAGCACAAGATATTGCAAGTGTCAATGGATGGACCAAATGTAAACTTCAAGTTTCTTAGGTCTGTTAAGGAAGCACTCAATGGTCATGACAGTCGACAAATCCTGGAAATTGGAAGCTGTGGCCTGCATGTGGTTCATGGTGCCTTCAAAACAGGTCATGCAGCAACTGGCTGGAATTTGGTAGTATTTCTGTGGAGTATTTATAATCTTTTCAAGTGTGTTCCAGCGCGCCGTGCTGATTACATTCGTATCACAGCAAGCACATTGTTTCCGCTCAAATTCTGCGCGGTTCGATGGCTTGAAAACAGCATGGTGGTTTCAAGAGCTCTTCAAGTACTGCCACACTCCATAAAATATGTGGAGGATTCAGCTAACGACAAGAGCAAGCCAAAGTACACCAGCTACACCATAGTTGAGACGCTAGTAGCTGACACAATGCTGCCAGCAAAACTAGCTTTCATGCTATCACTTCCTGAGGAATTGAAGCCATTCCTGACCGAATTTCAAACGGACAAACCAATGTTCCCCTTCCTTGCCGCAGCATTGGAGGCTGTCTTACGATCGCTGTTAAGAAGGATCATGGAGCAAGAAATTTTGTGCTCTGCTGACACACCATTCAAGTTACTTAAAATAGATTTGCAGAAGCCTGAGAACatcattttgccaatgcttttgaTCTTGGTTTTGCTGCCAAGAGCGAACTTCGAAAAGCTGCAAAACCATCTCGACTTGCATTGCTTACTTTCAAGAAGGAgtccatttcttttttgaaggtgTGCTCGCAGAAGATTATGGAAAGGTCGCCTCTAAAATACAGGCTAACAACAGGAGTGAGTTGCTTGGATCTGGTCTGCACCTTGTCAGTGGAGGTTGGCAAAAAACTACTAGCGATTCTGCTGGAAATACTCACACAGCACCGGTGGCTGTCCGGCTTAGAAACAGAACGGGCGCACCGATCCTATGTGCAAGCCTGTTGGCTGAGCTCTGCACAGCTACTTCTGAAGAACTTTGATAGGACGGCACAGGGGACTGGTGGACACCTTGTGGTTTGAGCTGTGCTCACGGAAACATAAGGAGTTGCTTATCTTTGTCAAGATCATCCTCACCACATCCCATGGCAGTGCTGCTGTCGAAAGAGGtttttctgtaaataaagaaTGGCTCATAAAGAACCTGAACGAAGAATCTGATTGCACAGAGAATAGTGTATGATGGAGTTTCAGCAGCAGGTGGTGTAGCCAGTGTTGACATTACAGACAGTGTGGTGGAAATGGTGCATGGCGCAAGTATTCGGTGGAAGGAGGAGctcaagaaaaagaagcaagacCGGCTGGATGCATCTGAGGCTGAACAAAACTGGAGAAGGACGGCCACCCGCATCAAGGAACTCCAACAAAAGAAGCAAAGGCTCATTACTGAAGCACAGAGTGAGGCTTCTCTTCTCCAGCAGGAAATTGACGCTTTCAAGTGAATAAATGTGCTCGTAATCTCGCTTTGGCGCTGCAATGAACTGTTTTGTGAGTGGAGTCATCCATGTGAATTGTGCCTCTGTTCGACTCTCGGACCTTCTTTTTTAAAGTTCAGGGAATTTTTATTAGCATtatcagggaaaacctggaaaattcaGGGCATATCTATTAGGTAATTTTGTAGACACCATGTTTCTTCTCCTTTGTGTCGTCGAGCTGCAGCAGCCACTGAGTGAACAATTCTCGTGTCATCCACGCTTTTTGTTGGCTCGGTAGTTGCAAGGCAATGTGACAACGTTTTTCAAGCAGTGCGGCTTAGACTTGTCAACAACTAGCAGCTTCAGTTTTTCCGTGCCCGTGGAGTTGCAGCAGAACAGAACTGATATGCGGAGACGTGATTTCTTTCCGCCCTTGCACCTGTCACCTTTGAAGTTCATTGTTTTATTAGGCAACAACTGATAAAAAAACACCGTTTCGTCACCGTTGAAAACGGCGTCTGGAGAGAAAGACTCGATCTCTTGAAAGCGCTCATTCCACCAGGCAACCGCACTCTCGGCGCCTGCTGCCTTTTCTTCGCCACAAGCAACCTGCCACGCAATGCCATTCCTTTGCCGGAAGCGGTAAGGCCATCCGGCACTTGCATCGAAACCAGAGATATCCAAGGCGGCCGCGAACTGTACTGCCTTCTCTGGAATAGTCGGGCCTGACAAGGGCACATTGTTTTGCCTGGCATCCTTAAACGACGTGAGGACGGCGTTGTCGACGTTCTGGTAGTTGGCAAGTCGCAGGGATTTTCTTGAGGGAGCCAGCTGTAACTCTCGATGCAATTTCATGGTCTTTTCCCGATTTGAGCATCGTTGCCATTGTTGAAGGGCGAATATCACACTCCCTGCATAGGTCGACTTTCTTTCTTCCAACATTCAGCTTCGTTTAAATGTCCACTTTTTCTTTGAGTGAAAACTGGCATTGCTTCTTTTTAATGTGGGGGCCAGGAGAAATGGTCAGCTTAGCGAACGCACAACACAATGATAGCATCGATAACTTCGCAGTTCCTGCCGATCGCTGTCAACGTGGGGACGCCAGGCTTACGACGTTGTAGAAGAGGCCGAACATGATCATACGCGATGCTCACGCTGATGTTGATGCTGCTGGAGCTGTACCCGTTGAAACGGGTTCCCCAgtgcatggctgctgctgctgcggatgaTGATGCTAGGTGTAAGCCTCAGGGATTCGGTACCGAAATTTCTACGGAACTTCGTAATAACAAAGCATCTTGGTGATTACGGCATTAAATTGCGTACGTTATTGTGAAATGTTTGGTAATCTGAAATTCGTAGTACTGAAAgtttttttacattgaaaatataggcGTTTTGGCGGGGATTTAAAAAGAAATCGTAAATCTGAAAAGTTGGTAATGTGGTGTTCGTAGCAATGAGAGGTTACTGTATTTATGATAAGTAACTAAATAGTACCACACGAAAAAGTAATTGAGTAGAGTATTAAATTGCAAATTCACAAATGTAATTGAGATCCAGTACCAAATACTAAAAAAGGTTTTTGTTGCTTGAAAGGTACAAGATAACGTGCTATAAGAATACAAGGCCACTGACTTGAAACTTGGGTTAATGTGCTGTCAGTGGACTTAACACAAAATGAGATATATTTTGTAGAGGCAGGGTAAGCCCTACCAGAATGATGTTGCTATTGGTTTAACGTATTTATGCCTGCACTGTTTATCCTTTTTTGTTTGCCTTGTATATTTTTTTCCTGATTTTGACCCATAAAAATTGGCGATTGTGCAGTTGTGGCGATTCGGTTTATTGCGGTCGGtttgtttactttttgctttTCAAGCTTGAGACctgcgcttttttttcatttttatttgtttacttaccAAGCCTCCTGCCCTGAATGGTTGTGATGCAGACAAAATGGGCGGGACTGGCTATTTGCACATGGCGCATCCCCCTCAATGAGTTCATTGTGCCCTGATACCACACATGACAGAAACG
This Dermacentor albipictus isolate Rhodes 1998 colony chromosome 1, USDA_Dalb.pri_finalv2, whole genome shotgun sequence DNA region includes the following protein-coding sequences:
- the LOC135916548 gene encoding uncharacterized protein, coding for MTVDEWVKRADPSSMPPATSTPAQITVCGFLLKKDVAKAEIVWFMNAVMAHASLRSVASSAAPFPLVLQSCEIVKKMQLGKDKVEYTICHDIAPFFQKKLLSALAEVSYIAVAFNESLNKVAQKEQMDVLVRYCDLADATVKTRYLTSCFLGHTCSEDLTLAFKKATEDIKHKILQVSMDGPNVNFKFLRSVKEALNGHDSRQILEIGSCGLHVVHGAFKTGHAATGWNLVVFLWMEVGKKLLAILLEILTQHRWLSGLETERAHRSYVQACWLSSAQLLLKNFDRTAQGTGGHLVRIVYDGVSAAGGVASVDITDSVVEMVHGASIRWKEELKKKKQDRLDASEAEQNWRRTATRIKELQQKKQRLITEAQSEASLLQQEIDAFK